Below is a window of Thermodesulfitimonas autotrophica DNA.
TCAGAACCGCCGGGAGATTGATCATCCCGCCGGCAAGGGGCGACCGGGTAAGCGCCGCCGGCAACAGGATGCCTATCGAGTGAAGAAGTTCACCGAAATAGGCGCTCCAGCCGATTGCCACCGCGGCAGCAGCAACCAGGTATTCGAGGATAATATTCCAGCCGACAATCCACGCGGCGAATTCGCCAAGGGATGCGTAGGCGTAGGTATAAGCGCTGCCGGCTACCGGGATCATCGCCGCAAGCTCTGCGTAAGTAAGGGCGGCAAGCGCGGCGGCAATTCCGGAGACGACGAAAGAAAGAATAAGCGCCGGCCCCGCATACTGAGCGGCGGCGACGCCGGTGAGGACGAAGATGCCGGTGCCGATGATGGCGCCAATACCAAGGGCCACTAGATCGACCGAGCCGAGCGACCGGCGCAGTTTGCTCGCCTCTTTTTCCGCGAGGAGCTTGTCGATGGGTTTTTTGCGCCAGATACTTGTATTCATTTCTCCCCTACCCTTTTTCTTAGTATTGGCCGGCAGCCGGTGTGGTATTAGCGAATAAAAAGCCGGCCATCATACGGGTAAATCTTGTGGACGCGAGGTGGTACAAATGCAGCTTAAATGGTTAGGCCACGCCTGCTTTCTCCTTACGACCCGTGAAGGCACAAAAATCGTAACCGACCCTTTTGACGCCACGGTTGGTTATCCCCTGCCTCAGGTGGTGCCGGATATCGTTACCGTGAGCCACCAGCATTTCGACCATAACGCTGTTGGCGTCCTTAAGGGGAATCCTACGGTGGTAGAAGGCACCGGCGCCCGGCAGATTAAGGGAGTGAATATCCGCGGTATCGCCACCTTCCACGACAAGAAACTGGGTGCGGAGCGCGGCCCCAATACCGTTTTTGTGATTGAGGCCGACGGGATAACAGTCTGCCACCTTGGCGATCTCGGTCACCCGCTCGACGCTGGAAAACTCCAGGAAATCGGGCCGGTGGATATTCTTCTCGTTCCTTGCGGCGGGACCTACACAATCGATGCGGATGAGGCGGCAGCGCTGGTAAAAGCAATGAAACCGCGGGTGGCTGTGCCGATGCACTACAAAACCGAATACCTCAAGTTTCCGATCACGCCGGTCGATAACTTTCTCCGGCACTTTCCGGCAGCCGAGCGGCGCACCGTTCTTGAGCTTTCACCGGACGATCTTCCTGCTCCCACCGCAGTAGTAGTTCTCGAGCTTAGCCGCTAACCCTCCAAATGCTAAGGCCCGGTATTCCCGGGCCTTTATGTGCCCCCGAGAGCGCCTGGCGACGCTCCCGGCAGGCAACCACCGTCTCTTGCACTTTTATTTTATACTGGATTTGGTTTTAATGTCAATCGTTCGCCGCCGGTGGTTGCATCATCAAAACATATGCTTGCGGGCGAGAATGTAAGTTACCAGCCCGCAAAGTCCGGCGGTAGTTCCTAAAATCCCTAAATAAGCGTGCGGCCAGCCCTGAAGAGGCAGGTGGACGTTCATCCCAAAGAAGCCGGTAATAATCGTAGGCAGAGAAAGTACGATGGTAACCGATGTCAGGAATTTCATCACCATATTTAGATTGTTCGAAATCAGCGACGCGAAGGCATCCATCGTTTCCGTTAAAATCACGCTGTAGGTAGTACTCATCTCGATGGCCTGCTTGTTTTCGGTAATCACATCCTCCAGGAGATCTTCGTCGTCTGGCCGCATCTTGATAAGCCTATCCGCTGAGTCCGCCGTTGTTTTCGCCAGGTGGGTCCGGAGGAGTTTTTCCATCACTATTCCGTTCGCTTTCAGTGACGTGGTAAAATACACCAAACTCTTTTGCACTTCAAGCAAATGTAGGAGTTCCTCGTTTTTCATCGCGTGCGAAAGGTTTTGCTGGAGCTCCGAGCTCCGCTTATCTATTTGACGTAAGTAGCGGAGGTAAAGCGCCGCCGTTTTCACCAGCACCTGGAGTAAAAAGCGCGTTCTTTTAAAGGTGTATATTGGGTCCGGGCTATTGATCAACTCCGAAAAAAGGGGCGTATCTTCAAGACAGACGGTAACAATATGTTCTCTCGTAATGATAATCCCGAGCGGAATGGTATCGTGGAAAATACAGTTACGGCGCTTCTTCTCGACCGGGATTTTAATGATAAACAGGATCTGGTCCGCATTAAATTCAATCCGCGGGCGTTCCTCGTCGTCAAGAGGATGTTGGAGGTACTCGCCTTCGATTCCTGTTTTCCTGCTTACCTCAGCAATCTCTTCCTCCGTAGGGGCAATCAAGCAGATCCAGAGGTTTTTACCCTCCAGATCCT
It encodes the following:
- a CDS encoding magnesium transporter CorA family protein produces the protein MIRVYQTVGEELVQLQDLEGKNLWICLIAPTEEEIAEVSRKTGIEGEYLQHPLDDEERPRIEFNADQILFIIKIPVEKKRRNCIFHDTIPLGIIITREHIVTVCLEDTPLFSELINSPDPIYTFKRTRFLLQVLVKTAALYLRYLRQIDKRSSELQQNLSHAMKNEELLHLLEVQKSLVYFTTSLKANGIVMEKLLRTHLAKTTADSADRLIKMRPDDEDLLEDVITENKQAIEMSTTYSVILTETMDAFASLISNNLNMVMKFLTSVTIVLSLPTIITGFFGMNVHLPLQGWPHAYLGILGTTAGLCGLVTYILARKHMF
- a CDS encoding MBL fold metallo-hydrolase, which gives rise to MQLKWLGHACFLLTTREGTKIVTDPFDATVGYPLPQVVPDIVTVSHQHFDHNAVGVLKGNPTVVEGTGARQIKGVNIRGIATFHDKKLGAERGPNTVFVIEADGITVCHLGDLGHPLDAGKLQEIGPVDILLVPCGGTYTIDADEAAALVKAMKPRVAVPMHYKTEYLKFPITPVDNFLRHFPAAERRTVLELSPDDLPAPTAVVVLELSR